One part of the Sarcophilus harrisii chromosome 5, mSarHar1.11, whole genome shotgun sequence genome encodes these proteins:
- the GCC1 gene encoding GRIP and coiled-coil domain-containing protein 1, protein MEKFGMNFGGGPSKKELLETIETQKKQLLQYQVRLKDVVRAYKSLLKEKEALEASLKVLSASHEADGAGLTAGQLPGLPPADAVDDRGSTHSEDSTGTATSLDTSASLTSAKGDPALEEERPPAEASGSESGVSSSSGDAPAGGAGEADKRIHQLKTQLATLTSSLATVAQEKSRMEASYQADKKKMKQDLEDAGRKAEEERGRLEAELQGLQEQMAETKARLITQQHDRAQEQSDHALMLRELQKLLQGERTLRQDVELQLEETREALAAQAYSADQVEGFEGQIKQLTREVEELKRELQALREEKSLPDPRLEELQEEAAHLKNHFQTQLQQEMRKTALAEEQLRQYSQMEEQRVAALENQVSEVSELLGTYEKAKQKDQLAIQKLKDRLLQLDMENKTLALAASSRSPLDSHNEETSLDVNVLKDKMEKLRRLLQIAAKKSQVSLNMEKLCEIEMLTNSDAADGEKATALYYQQELKQLKEEFERYKMRAQVVLKSKTTKDGNLAKELEESQEQLAELKEKYISLRLSCEELERQHQQEAESWKQELTQLQQVHRQELERSQLDFRDRTLKLEEELHKQRDRALAVLAEKDLELEQLRSVALCSGLQGHKASGGQGSNGDLSDSTPDSLTQALHLAASNEPTFFLYAEQLARKEVEITSLRKQKHKLEVEVHQLQDRLVVEGEQHREQVCALQSHIEKSIRDQSREGANLEYLKNIIYRFLTLSDSLGRQQTLTAILTILHFSPEEKQVIMKLPTSSSWWPSGKR, encoded by the exons ATGGAGAAGTTCGGCATGAACTTCGGCGGGGGGCCCAGTAAGAAGGAGCTGCTGGAGACCATCGAGACGCAGAAGAAACAGCTGCTCCAGTACCAGGTCCGGCTCAAGGACGTTGTCCGGGCCTACAAGAGCCTGCTGAAGGAGAAGGAGGCCCTGGAGGCCAGCCTGAAGGTGCTCTCGGCGTCCCACGAGGCGGACGGCGCCGGCTTAACCGCTGGCCAGCTCCCCGGCCTTCCTCCGGCCGACGCCGTGGATGACCGGGGCTCCACGCACAGCGAGGACAGCACCGGCACCGCCACCAGCCTGGACACCAGCGCCAGCCTGACGAGCGCCAAGGGCGACCCCGCGCTGGAGGAGGAGAGGCCGCCGGCGGAAGCCAGCGGGTCCGAGAGCGGCGTTAGTTCCAGCAGCGGGGATGCGCCGGCCGGCGGCGCGGGGGAGGCGGACAAACGCATTCACCAACTGAAGACCCAGTTGGCCACTCTGACCAGCTCTCTGGCCACTGTGGCCCAGGAGAAGTCCCGCATGGAAGCCTCCTACCAGGCGGACAAAAAGAAGATGAAGCAGGATTTGGAGGATGCCGGCAGAAAGGCGGAGGAAGAGAGGGGCCGCCTGGAGGCGGAGCTCCAGGGGCTGCAGGAGCAGATGGCGGAGACGAAAGCCAGGCTGATCACCCAGCAGCACGACCGAGCCCAGGAGCAGAGCGACCATGCCCTGATGCTGCGGGAGCTGCAGAAGTTGCTGCAGGGAGAGAGAACCTTACGCCAGGACGTTGAGCTGCAGCTGGAGGAGACCCGCGAAGCCCTGGCTGCCCAGGCCTACTCCGCCGACCAGGTGGAAGGGTTCGAGGGGCAGATCAAGCAGTTGACCCGTGAAGTGGAGGAGCTGAAGCGGGAGCTGCAGGCTCTTCGAGAGGAGAAAAGCCTTCCGGACCCTCGACTGGAAGAGCTTCAGGAAGAAGCTGCGCACCTTAAGAACCACTTCCAGACCCAGCTGCAGCAGGAAATGAGGAAG acTGCTTTGGCAGAGGAGCAGCTCCGTCAATATTCTCAGATGGAGGAACAGAGAGTGGCTGCCTTAGAGAATCAAGTCTCAGAAGTGTCTGAACTGCTGGGTACCTATGAGAAAGCTAAACAAAAGGACCAGCTGGCGATTCAAAAACTAAAAGATCGCCTTCTGCAGCTGGATATGGAGAATAAGACGCTTGCTCTTGCAGCCTCTAGTCGTTCTCCCCTGGACAGTCACAATGAGGAGACCAGCTTGGATGTCAATGTCCTAAAGGataagatggagaaactgaggagaCTCCTGCAGATTGCAGCCAAGAAGAGCCAGGTGTCTCTAAATATGGAAAAACTGTGTGAAATAGAGATGCTGACAAACTCAGATGCTGCTGATGGGGAAAAGGCCACTGCACTCTATTACCAGCAAGAGCTAAAGCAGCTCAAAGAGGAGTTTGAAAGGTACAAAATGAGGGCCCAGGTTGTCCTCAAGAGCAAGACAACCAAGGATGGAAACTTAGCTAAGGAACTGGAGGAAAGCCAGGAGCAGCTTGCAGAGCTGAAGGAGAAATACATTTCCCTTCGACTCTCCTGTGAAGAGCTAGAACGGCAACACCAACAAGAGGCAGAGAGCTGGAAACAGGAGCTGACTCAGCTGCAGCAGGTCCATCGGCAGGAGCTGGAGAGAAGTCAGCTTGATTTCCGGGACCGGACACTGAAGCTTGAAGAAGAGCTACACAAACAGAGGGACCGTGCTCTAGCGGTACTTGCTGAAAAGGACTTGGAACTAGAGCAGCTCCGCTCTGTGGCTTTGTGTTCTGGGTTGCAGGGACATAAGGCCTCAGGGGGCCAGGGAAGTAATGGGGATCTAAGTGACTCAACTCCAGACAGTTTGACCCAAGCTCTGCACTTGGCTGCATCAAATGAACCAACTTTCTTCTTGTATGCTGAGCAGCTGGCTCGGAAGGAAGTTGAGATAACatctttgaggaaacaaaagcataAGCTTGAGGTGGAGGTGCATCAACTTCAGGACAGGCTAGTTGTGGAAGGTGAACAGCACCGAGAACAAGTCTGTGCTTTACAGAGCCACATTGAAAAAAGCATCAGGGACCAAAGCAGGGAGGGGGCCAATCTGGAgtacttaaaaaatataatctaCCGCTTCTTAaccctgtctgactctttgggtcGCCAGCAGACACTTACAGCAATATTGACTATCCTGCATTTCAGTCCAGAGGAGAAACAAGTGATTATGAAACTCCCAACTAGTAGTAGCTGGTGGCCTTCTGGCAAGAGATAA